The Ahaetulla prasina isolate Xishuangbanna chromosome 3, ASM2864084v1, whole genome shotgun sequence genome window below encodes:
- the LOC131194158 gene encoding protocadherin alpha-5-like isoform X31 encodes MLTWPKGLLQLLLLHTAWKMGSGQLHYSVLEESQHGTFVGRIAQDLGLEVSELVPRMFRMLSKGEKDYFEVNLQNGILFVNSRIDREELCAKNADCVLHLEVIVEKPLRFFHVEVEIKDMNDNAPIFSAREQILSISELKTSVTQFLLEGASDADIGTNAMLIYKLNPNNHFALDSGNDEDESKSVVLVLKVPLDREESPVHHLVLTATDGGEPKLTGTVQLVINVLDVNDNPPVFNQSAYRVKLLENTASGSLVITLNATDLDEGINREISYSFHDSVALHVAKLFTINSDTGEIRVIGKLDYEKSKFYELPIVAEDKGSSPLSMHCKVLIEILDMNDNIPEISVNSLSVPLPEDSPPGTVVAIISASDKDSGINGQINCFLWPTGVPFKLESTFKNYYSLIVGAVLDREQVSEYSLVVTVEDQGISPLSSRIAFVVPISDINDNSPAFTQPSYTIFVKENNPPGAHIFTVSAVDLDVAENALITYWIDEKLWPLSSYISVHSESGKLYALQSLDYEDLKLLEFQVRAKDAGMPSLYGNVTVQVFVMDDNDNAPSISRSSEENLIILVVPVMPGHIVGKIHALDADSGYNAWLRYELIEESNGLWSVGQYSGEVSTRYSLDESEASKIHSVLVLVKDHGKPQLSATATLSVSLVTSGQTIKMDINLQRSEESFVPLVDSINVYLIIAICSVSSLFLLATLIYVALRCHCKAKEPMVYGPGMATLVCASEVGSWSYSNRHSHILAGVSTEAGVKSDLMIFSPNIPVFADNGELINGVDMPLDSAKKAAFLNEAPSED; translated from the coding sequence ATGCTTACCTGGCCAAAGGGGCTGCTGCAGCTGCTTCTGCTTCACACCGCCTGGAAAATGGGGAGCGGCCAGCTCCATTATTCTGTGCTGGAGGAATCCCAGCACGGCACCTTTGTGGGCCGCATCGCCCAGGATCTGGGGTTGGAGGTGAGTGAGCTGGTGCCTCGGATGTTCCGGATGCTGTCCAAAGGAGAGAAGGACTATTTTGAGGTAAACCTGCAGAATGGGATCTTGTTTGTAAATtcccggatagacagggaggagCTGTGTGCCAAGAATGCAGACTGTGTCCTTCATCTGGAGGTGATTGTGGAGAAACCTCTGAGGTTCTTCCATGTGGAGGTTGAAATCAAAGACATGAATGACAACGCTCCCATCTTCTCAGCCAGGGAACAGATCCTGAGCATATCAGAACTTAAAACGTCTGTCACCCAGTTCCTATTAGAAGGAGCCTCTGATGCAGATATTGGTACTAATGCTATGTTAATTTACAAGCTCAATCCAAACAACCATTTTGCTCTTGATTCAGGAAATGATGAAGATGAGAGTAAATCTGTAGTTCTTGTACTGAAGGTTCCACTTGACAGAGAGGAGAGCCCTGTGCATCATTTAGTACTGACAGCCACTGATGGGGGTGAACCAAAACTCACAGGAACTGTTCAGCTAGTCATCAATGTGCTGGATGTCAATGACAACCCTCCTGTGTTTAATCAATCTGCTTATAGGGTAAAGTTGCTAGAAAATACAGCTAGTGGGTCATTAGTCATTACTCTGAATGCTACAGACTTAGATGAAGGGATTAATAGGGAGATATCTTATTCTTTTCATGATAGTGTCGCTCTACATGTTGCAAAGTTGTTTACTATAAATTCTGATACTGGGGAAATCAGAGTAATTGGAAAATTGGATTATGAAAAAAGTAAATTCTATGAACTTCCAATTGTAGCAGAAGATAAAGGGAGTTCTCCATTATCAATGCATTGTAAAGTTCTCATTGAAATATTGGACATGAATGACAACATTCCAGAAATATCTGTAAATTCTCTCTCTGTGCCATTGCCAGAGGACTCCCCTCCAGGGACTGTGGTAGCCATCATCAGTGCTTCTGACAAGGATTCTGGAATCAATGGACAGATAAACTGTTTCCTCTGGCCCACTGGAGTACCCTTCAAACTCGAGTCCACATTCAAGAATTACTACTCCCTGATTGTTGGTGCAGTCCTAGATCGAGAGCAGGTGTCTGAGTACAGTTTGGTTGTGACAGTGGAAGATCAaggcatttcaccactgtcttctAGAATCGCCTTCGTAGTGCCTATTAGTGACATAAATGATAATTCTCCAGCTTTCACTCAACCCTCCTACACAATCTTTGTGAAGGAGAACAATCCCCCTGGTGCTCACATCTTCACAGTATCAGCTGTGGACCTAGATGTAGCTGAGAATGCCCTGATCACCTATTGGATTGATGAGAAGCTTTGGCCATTGTCGAGCTACATTTCTGTACATTCAGAGAGTGGAAAACTCTATGCTTTGCAGTCCTTGGACTATGAGGATTTGAAACTGTTGGAGTTCCAGGTGAGAGCCAAAGATGCTGGAATGCCCTCCTTGTATGGTAATGTGACTGTTCAAGTCTTTGTGATGGATGACAATGACAATGCACCTTCCATATCAAGATCATCAGAAGAAAACCTGATTATTCTCGTGGTCCCTGTGATGCCTGGGCATATTGTAGGCAAGATCCATGCCTTGGATGCAGATTCTGGATACAATGCATGGCTAAGATATGAACTGATTGAAGAAAGcaatggtctatggtctgtggggCAGTATAGTGGTGAGGTGAGTACCAGATATTCTTTGGATGAATCAGAAGCAAGCAAAATCCACAGTGTTCTGGTTCTTGTGAAGGACCATGGGAAACCTCAACTGTCAGCCACAGCCACACTGAGTGTTTCACTTGTGACAAGTGGTCAGACAATCAAAATGGATATTAATCTTCAAAGGTCAGAGGAGAGCTTTGTGCCCCTGGTGGACTCAATCAATGTCTATCTGATCATTGCCATCTGCTCTGTTTCCAGCCTCTTCTTGTTGGCCACTCTCATCTACGTGGCCCTGCGATGCCACTGCAAGGCAAAGGAACCCATGGTTTATGGCCCTGGCATGGCCACCCTGGTGTGTGCCAGTGAAGTGGGCAGCTGGTCCTATTCCAATCGCCACAGCCACATCCTGGCTGG